The Penaeus chinensis breed Huanghai No. 1 chromosome 29, ASM1920278v2, whole genome shotgun sequence genome window below encodes:
- the LOC125040537 gene encoding inhibitor of growth protein 3-like isoform X1, producing the protein MLYLEDFLEVIEQIPQEIRDRTTDLRELDLGIQNTSDQLEEQIKIFFGNAKKMKPQEREAEYEKIRKEYYKLLDDAEEKVQVATNMHDLLERYMRKLDQELEKFKCELEADSPGITEVLEKRSLELDEPIRDNQKENRNVTHSYRNSERRQSSSSTVIIKKEERIEPSLPTGLSTSPPSSSTIAYTLGHMGAGSNAIAAAASQAIAATQQMQQGRRTASLKASYDAVTSGVHPTEFSIGSELANAAQTALAASSLPQETATTTSSSSTSTGSSNKKQKKKHGGSTSSLTAPAVMEASPAPSEDLLQDALIDPNSENPDWSYDPNEPRYCVCNQVSYGDMVACDNPKCPVEWFHYPCVGITAPPKGKWYCPQCSATMNRRARK; encoded by the coding sequence ATGCTGTACCTCGAAGATTTCCTAGAGGTCATTGAACAAATACCTCAGGAAATACGAGACAGGACAACGGATCTGCGTGAGTTAGACCTAGGCATTCAGAACACCTCCGACCAGCTGGAGGAGCAGATCAAGATCTTCTTCGGCAATGCGAAGAAGATGAAGCCCCAGGAACGAGAGGCGGAGTACGAGAAAATCCGTAAAGAATATTATAAATTGCTGGACGATGCGGAAGAAAAGGTGCAAGTTGCGACCAACATGCACGACTTACTAGAACGCTACATGAGGAAGCTTGACCAAGAATTGGAGAAATTTAAGTGTGAACTTGAAGCTGACAGCCCTGGTATCACTGAGGTGCTAGAGAAGCGATCGCTGGAGTTAGATGAACCTATCAGAGACAATCAGAAGGAAAACCGTAACGTCACGCATAGTTATCGAAATTCCGAGCGTCGGCAGTCCTCATCTTCAACGGTGATtatcaagaaagaagaaagaatagaaccCAGCTTGCCGACAGGTTTATCCACATCCCCTCCCTCATCATCAACCATAGCCTACACACTGGGCCACATGGGTGCAGGCAGTAATGCTATTGCTGCAGCAGCATCTCAAGCAATAGCTGCTACACAACAGATGCAACAGGGTCGTCGTACAGCAAGTCTCAAGGCATCATATGATGCAGTTACCTCTGGTGTTCATCCAACAGAATTCTCCATTGGGAGTGAGTTAGCAAATGCTGCCCAAACAGCTCTTGCAGCTTCATCACTTCCACAAGAGACGGCCACAACAACGAGCAGTAGTAGCACTAGCACTGGATCCAGcaacaagaagcagaagaagaagcatggGGGATCGACCAGTAGCCTTACTGCCCCTGCTGTTATGGAAGCTTCACCTGCACCTTCAGAAGACTTACTTCAAGATGCACTTATTGATCCCAATTCAGAAAATCCAGACTGGTCATATGATCCTAATGAACCAAGATATTGTGTCTGTAATCAAGTATCATATGGTGACATGGTTGCTTGTGATAACCCAAAGTGTCCAGTGGAATGGTTCCATTACCCATGTGTTGGTATTACAGCTCCACCAAAAGGAAAATGGTATTGTCCACAGTGTTCAGCCACCATGAACAGGAGAGCAAGAAAGTAA